The following DNA comes from Musa acuminata AAA Group cultivar baxijiao chromosome BXJ1-4, Cavendish_Baxijiao_AAA, whole genome shotgun sequence.
ATCGAGGCGGAACACCGCGGCAGCGCGCGGGTGCGGGtccggtggtactaccgccccgaGGAATCCGCTGGCGGCCGCCGCCAGTTCCACGGGGCCAAGGAGCTCTTCCTCTCGGACCACTACGACGTGCAGAGCGCCCGCACCATCGAGGGTACGTGCGTCGTCCACTCCTTCAAGAGCTACACCAAGCTCGAGGACGTCGGCCCCGAGGACTACTTCTGCCGGTTCGAGTACAAGGCCGCCACCGGCGGCTTCACCCCCGACCGCGTCGCTGTGTACCGCCCCCCTTTCCCCTCTTTtcatgcttcttcttcctctttcttccaTGGACTTCTACATGATCTTCTTATGCTTTTGGACTGAAGGTATTGCAAGTGCGAGATGCCATACAACCCGGACGATCTCATGGTCCAGTGCGAGGGATGCAAGGACTGGTACATCTCCCTAGAATTCCATTCTTaatgctcctctccctctttgtcTGTAACTTGCTCAGTACCAAAGTAATAACCTGGTCATCAACGATATCAACTTTGCTCGTTTACCATT
Coding sequences within:
- the LOC135672405 gene encoding chromatin remodeling protein EBS-like, with the translated sequence MAKTKPGKKELDSYTIKGANKVVRVGDCVLMRPSDAEKPPYVARVERIEAEHRGSARVRVRWYYRPEESAGGRRQFHGAKELFLSDHYDVQSARTIEGTCVVHSFKSYTKLEDVGPEDYFCRFEYKAATGGFTPDRVAVYCKCEMPYNPDDLMVQCEGCKDWFHPTCMGMTIEQAKKLEHFICSDCSAEDAAEKSLKPFPVSPDSELKVEAKRRKK